Proteins from one Muntiacus reevesi chromosome X, mMunRee1.1, whole genome shotgun sequence genomic window:
- the TLR7 gene encoding toll-like receptor 7 isoform X1, translated as MVFPMWTLKRQFPILFNMILISGLLGDRWFPKTLPCDVTLDAPNAHVIVDCTDKHLTEIPGGIPANATNLTLTINHIAGISPASFHRLDHLVEIDFRCNCVPVRLGPKDNLCTKRLQIKPNSFSKLTYLKSLYLDGNQLLEIPQDLPPSLQLLSLEANNIFLIMKENLTELANLEILYLGQNCYYRNPCNVSFTIEKDAFLNMRNLKLLSLKDNNISAVPTVLPSSLTELYLYNNIITKIQEDDFNNLSQLQVLDLSGNCPRCYNVPFPCTPCENNSPLQIDLNAFDALTELQVLRLHSNSLQHVPQRWFKNINKLKELDLSQNFLAKEIGDAKFLNLLHNLVNLDLSFNYDLQVYHAVINLSDAFSSLKNLKVLRIKGYVFKELKSLNLSPLRNLSNLEVLDLGTNFIKIADLSIFKQFKTLKFIDLSVNKISPSGDSTEGGFCSNMRTSVEGHGPQVLEALHYFRYDEYARSCRSKSKEPPSFLPLNEDCYMYGQTLDLSRNNIFFIKSSDFQHLSFLKCLNLSGNSISQTLNGSEFQPLVELKYLDFSNNRLDLLYSTAFEELRNLEVLDISSNSHYFQSEGITHMLNFTKNLKVLKKLMMNYNDIATSTSRTMESESLQILEFRGNHLDILWRDGDNRYLKFFKNLLNLEELDISENSLSFLPVGVFDSMPPNLKTLSLAKNGLKSFSWGRLQSLKNLETLDLSFNQLKTVPERLSNCSRSLKKLILKNNQIRRLTKYFLQGAFQLRHLDLSSNKIQIIQKTSFPENVLNNLDILFLHHNRFLCNCDAVWFVWWVNHTEVTIPYLATDVICMGPGAHKGQSVVSLDLYTCELDLTNFILFSLSISAVLFLMMITTANHLYFWDVWYSYHFCKAKIKGYRRLISPNSCYDAFIVYDTKDPAVTEWVLDELVAKLEDPREKCFNLCLEERDWLPGQPVLENLSQSIQLSKKTVFVMTDKYAKTENFKIAFYLSHQRLMDEKVDVIILIFLEKPLQKSKFLQLRKRLCGSSVLEWPTNPQAHPYFWQCLKNALATDNHVTYSQVFKETA; from the exons ATG GTGTTTCCAATGTGGACATTGAAGAGACAGTTTCCTATCCTTTTTAACATGATCCTAATTTCTGGACTCCTTGGGGATAGATGGTTTCCTAAAACTCTGCCCTGTGATGTCACTCTGGATGCCCCAAATGCCCATGTGATTGTGGACTGCACAGACAAGCATTTGACAGAAATTCCTGGAGGTATTCCCGCCAATGCCACCAACCTCACCCTCACCATTAACCACATAGCAGGCATCTCTCCAGCCTCCTTCCACCGGCTGGACCATCTGGTGGAGATCGATTTCAGATGCAACTGCGTACCTGTTCGACTGGGACCAAAAGACAACTTGTGTACCAAAAGGCTACAGATTAAACCCAACAGCTTTAGCAAACTCACGTATTTAAAATCTCTTTACTTGGATGGAAACCAGCTTCTAGAAATACCTCAGGATCTTCCTCCCAGCTTacagctgctgagcctggagGCCAACAACATCTTTTTGATCATGAAGGAGAATCTAACAGAACTGGCCAACCTAGAAATACTCTACCTGGGCCAAAACTGTTACTATCGTAACCCTTGTAATGTTTCATTTACCATCGAAAAAGATGCTTTCCTAAatatgagaaatttaaaattgCTCTCCCTAAAAGATAACAATATATCAGCTGTCCCCACCGTTTTGCCCTCTAGTTTGACAGAACTCTATCTTTACAATAACATCATTACAAAAATCCAAGAAGATGATTTTAATAACCTCAGTCAACTACAAGTTCTTGACCTGAGTGGAAATTGCCCTCGTTGCTATAATGTTCCATTTCCTTGCACACCCTGTGAAAATAATTCTCCCCTACAGATTGATCTAAATGCTTTTGATGCATTGACAGAATTGCAAGTTTTACGTCTACACAGTAACTCTCTTCAGCATGTGCCCCAAAGGTGGTTTAAAAACATTAACAAACTTAAAGAACTAGATCTTTCCCAAAACTTCTTGGCCAAAGAAATTGGGGATGccaaatttttaaatcttcttcATAATCTTGTCAACTTGGATCTGTCTTTCAATTACGATCTTCAGGTCTACCATGCAGTTATAAATCTATCAGATGCATTTTCTTCACTGAAAAACTTGAAAGTTTTGCGAATCAAAGGCTATGTCTTTAAAGAGCTGAAGAGTTTAAACCTCTCCCCATTACGTAATCTTTCCAATCTTGAAGTTCTTGATCTTGGCACTAACTTTATAAAAATTGCTGACCTCAGcatatttaaacaatttaaaacatTGAAATTCATAGATCTTTCAGTGAATAAAATATCACCTTCGGGAGATTCAACTGAAGGTGGTTTCTGCTCTAACATGAGAACTTCTGTAGAAGGCCATGGGCCCCAGGTCCTTGAAGCATTGCATTATTTCAGATATGATGAGTATGCAAGGAGTTGCCGGTCCAAGAGCAAAGAGCCGCCTTCTTTCTTACCTCTTAATGAAGATTGTTATATGTATGGGCAGACCTTGGACCTTagtagaaataatatattttttatcaagTCTTCTGATTTCCAGCATCTTTCTTTCCTCAAATGCTTAAACTTATCAGGAAATAGCATTAGCCAGACACTTAATGGGAGTGAATTTCAGCCTTTAGTGGAGTTGAAATATTTGGACTTCTCTAACAATCGGCTTGATTTACTCTACTCAACAGCATTTGAGGAACTGCGCAACCTGGAAGTCCTAGATATAAGTAGTAACAGCCATTATTTTCAGTCAGAAGGAATTACTCACATGCTAAATTTTACCAAGAACCTCAAGGTTCTGAAGAAACTGATGATGAACTATAATGACATTGCTACCTCCACCAGCAGGACCATGGAGAGTGAATCTCTTCAAATCCTGGAGTTCAGAGGCAACCATTTGGATATTTTATGGAGAGATGGTGATAACAGAtacttaaaattctttaagaatcTGCTAAACTTAGAAGAGCTAGACATCTCTGAAAATTCCCTGAGTTTCTTACCTGTGGGAGTTTTTGATAGTATGCCTCCCAATCTAAAGACTCTCTCCTTAGCCAAAAATGGGCTCAAGTCTTTCAGTTGGGGAAGACTGCAGAGTCTAAAGAATCTAGAAACTTTGGACCTCAGCTTCAACCAGCTGAAGACTGTCCCTGAGAGATTATCCAACTGTTCCCGCAGCCTCAAGAAACTCATACTTAAGAATAATCAAATCAGGCGCCTGACAAAGTATTTTCTCCAAGGTGCTTTCCAGTTGCGACATCTGGACCTCAGCTCAAATAAAATTCAGATTATCCAAAAGACGAGTTTTCCAGAAAACGTCCTCAACAATCTGGACATTTTGTTTTTGCATCACAATCGATTTCTGTGCAACTGTGATGCTGTGTGGTTTGTCTGGTGGGTTAACCATACCGAGGTGACTATTCCTTACTTGGCCACGGATGTGATTTGCATGGGACCAGGAGCACACAAGGGCCAGAGTGTAGTCTCTCTGGATCTATATACCTGTGAGTTAGATCTGACTAACTTCATCCTGTTCTCACTTTCTATATCAGCAGTTCTCTTTCTGATGATGATCACAACAGCAAACCATCTCTATTTCTGGGATGTGTGGTATAGTTATCATTTCTGTAAAGCCAAAATAAAAGGGTATCGACGTCTTATATCACCCAATTCTTGCTATGATGCTTTCATTGTATATGACACTAAAGACCCAGCAGTGACAGAGTGGGTTTTGGACGAGCTGGTGGCCAAACTGGAAGACCCGAGAGAGAAGTGTTTTAATTTATGTCTCGAGGAAAGGGACTGGTTACCAGGGCAGCCTGTTCTGGAAAATCTTTCCCAGAGCATACAGCTTAGCAAAAAGACGGTGTTTGTGATGACAGACAAGTACGCAAAGACTGAGAATTTTAAGATAGCATTTTACTTATCCCATCAGAGGCTCATGGATGAAAAAGTGGATGTAATCATCTTGATATTCCTTGAGAAGCCCCTTCAGAAGTCCAAGTTTCTCCAACTCCGGAAGAGGCTCTGTGGCAGTTCTGTCCTTGAGTGGCCAACAAACCCACAGGCTCACCCGTACTTCTGGCAGTGTCTGAAAAATGCCCTGGCCACAGACAATCACGTGACCTACAGTCAGGTATTCAAAGAGACAGCCTAG